The DNA sequence TTATTGCGTCATTGTAATGCAACAACAATGGTGGTCAACCAACAGCTCGTCTTTTTATTGCTTTAGATGGTACATAAAGCATTACAGGAATTTGATGTCGTTTGAAAGAAGATTGCGGATGAACACCGctgtaaagaggaaaaaaccTTTGGACTGGATCCTAAGTCGGAAAAGAGTCACAAGTGTTTGTGCTTTTTACTGTCGTCATCACTTTCTGCCAATCAGCAGGTGGCTACTACAGCTCCGCCCCAACCAATCCGTTCCACTATTtaatggacctacaaccaataGGGACCCCCAAGAGGCACGGTTCGATACTGTTCAATAGGTCCATTTTAAAATGGCAGACTGGACCGGGCCGTTCAGTGAATACGAGGTTTTAGGTTCCAGATAGACCATGCTTCACGTGATTGGTTCAGATGAACTGTTATATGCTAAAGCAAGCAGACTGTCTGAAAAAAACAGCCCAGTGTGAGGGTTAGGGTTAATTCAAACCTCAATAAGGGTTTTATGTTTTCACACCAGGGTTCATATGGCAGTTTGACACTCTTTCCTGACCTATAATCTTAAAAACTCATTATGATctattttaaatctattttcaaagtgtgttattttaatgtgattattcaatttttaaggcaaaatcaaaaaacctgtcattttctaggacatagtttctgcagagcagcaggagttcatcagaaattcatctctggGTTGTGGGCAGGTCAGGTGGCATGGAGTAATCCCGCCCCcattttctgttatttatcTGTTAACATGGTCTCCTGTTAGCAGCTCCTGAGACCCCGAACCTAACAtgaccagtgcaacaaaaatggtaaggaaaatctgagctatccagtcgtgaagctttgagccagatgccacctCAGACGAGTAAAATGAAGACGTGCACGGATCCATTCAACTGcgaatggatgcatcagaatggagcggagcaggaagcttgtgacctgcccagcatattttctacctaacaaatacaatttttttaaactgcagttttttatcTGGGACTGATTCatagtgatttgaataaagaaatttgtcctctgtcatcagaaaaatgccagaaaaacaccatttccatcagagtgggtctgaaAAAAGTTTTCATGATATGGTTCAGGTGGTTGGTTCACCCTCTTTCCTGATATCTAATCTTAACaaattttttaatcacattttatcTGTTCAGATCTAAGCTTCAGCGGTCCAGAAACAGACTCTCTAATTGGCACCAACATGGTGCCAATGTTCCCTGCATTTAAAAGTAAGTCATTTTTCCCCATTAttaatttatgtaatttttcattaaaacttgtaaaaaagtacattaaaacaacatttgacTCCAAAGTAAGAGTTTGAGgatgacaaaatcaaaaacattatAGATACATAATGTACATGCTTTAAATGCATTACGTCCAgctccctttttttgtttacaattcTGCCTTTTTTGCCTCACAGTAAGATTAAGTTATAAAGCTGAAAATGggtttataaaacatttttttaaaaatgttgctttatttgtttgttttttccattaacTGTCCTagaatgataaaataaattcttaaaattgtactttttattGGATCAGAAGTGTTGTCTCGCAAGGGGCTGACTGATGCTGCCCCCTGGTGGCAGGTCTATCTCACTACATGTGTAAAGAGGCCATGTTTTCCTGCAGACAAATACTCCAAAGTGCTAATAGCAAATTACCTGCTTCCTAAActatctttttacatttttccagaGGTTTGGAACTATATTCATCAATCCCTGTTACCAAAATACTCACAACAGCTTAACGGAATCAACATCCTCAGCGGGCCAATATTTGATACGGATTATGACGGGAATGTTGATCCTGTCAGGGAAGTTTCGGGGTAAGGGACTTGCAGATAGGCTTTATTTTTACTAATATGTCACAATTAatgttttcatgcttttttctttgatttctgcaGGAATGAAGCATCCATCCCAACGCACTTCTTCTTAATTCTGAACAGTTGCCAAAATTTGACTTTACTCCCCACTAACTGTGTTGGTCCACTGAAGGTCCAGTCTTTTATTCTTCCTCACAGACCAGACTACTCTGAGGTCTGCAAAGTAAGTAACCTCCCTGCACCCCTGTAGAAGCTTTGACAGCAGCATAGACGACACACATTCTTTTCCTTACTCTTCCTTTTTGTGCAGGAGTCAGATTTGGAGTTTGTTGAGAGCTGGATGTCTTTCCACACCGCTCGGGTCAGAGACATCGAGCTCCTGACTGGACTCAGCTTCTACCACAGCATGATATCAGTGGAAGAAACACTGCAACTCAAGACTTTTCTAGACACACAGCGTGCAATAGAAAACTCTTGAAAGTGaagctttctttaaaaaaacatttccatcctTTTGTTTCCTATTCacggttgtttttttaaggactggacataaactgttcacatttttatgaagtACAAAGAATGCACTCATAACTTAAAAAGTGTAAATCTTATGGATTACTCTGTTGATggaaggatttgaataaaaatacagaaatcctCAACATGTGGAAATATCTAATGAATACTTGTCACTGCTAAGTAGGTTTTATCTTGTGCCAATTGATATTTCTATGTTTTTGAATCAATGTTGTCTTTGTATTTTGGTACATTTATCAGATGAATATTCAGTTTTCGGTTTGTGTTTGAATAGATTAGGAAGTCCGTTCACTCATTGTGTTATGTGTgagaaacaaaagttaaaattgaAGGGCTTTTATCACTACAGACAAAGGTGTTAAGGGTAAAACATAATGAGAGACATAAATAAAGATCCCACAGGTTTATATGGAGCCAATCTGTAgccatattttgtttttttacttgataTCTTTGCCAAACTCTTCATCACTAAATTATGTCCTTTCCAAAAATGAACTTAGGCCAGATAAACCAGCACCTTCCTCACCAACAGTGTGTTTGAGATTCCAGTTCAACCTTCCTCGTTTGTTCAGTGTGAACTCCATTAACTAAATCCGTGTTTAGGAACGTCCATCACTTCCCAGTGTGTCGGTAGCTTCACAGTAACTGTTCTCTATCTTTGGGTCACATTTGGGGTTTTAAAAAGATGTTACTCGCATGTACCGCGctaccaaaacacaaaaacagatgcaaattcatgttggcgacacgTAATATGTGCGGCTAAGATGCATTTTGCTGCATTGCTGCACAAAAGTGCGTCCCAGCCCAAATTTTGCTGTTGGTTGCACGTATTAACTTAACCTTAACCCTAAAAACCCTTCTTTCGGGTCAGTGCAACCAAGAAACTAGTTCAGCACTGGCTGCATCTATCTAGAAAACTGCTTGCAAATGGtcactttcttaaaaaaaaacagattctgatAAAATGTTGAGGTCAAATACAAAATACGATGGTATTTTGTAAGGAGCAATGACAGTTATCACTAATATTACAGCATTTCCAACTGCAGCTTCACTTACcagaacatccatccatccattttccaaacatgCTTAatctctttcagggtcactgtgctgctggagcctatcacagcTACTGATGTATGGTACACCTTGGGCAGGTGGCTGGTCAGTCAGAGCATTTTCATGCAATTAAGTTCAACCTTGCAGAGACACAGTGATACAGAAGTGAAGCGTTAGAGCAAAAGGCAGTGGAATAGCTTGGAAACAGAAACCTAAATTATGAAATAAACTTTGACAACATCTACTGAAGAACCTTAACTTGAGGAAAAAATCGTGAATGGGAAAATATTGTAAAGACAAGAGAAAAGGGCAGTGGGGCTGATTATCTAAGTCACATCAGCTGAGTAGATTGGTGATTTCTCCTCATggacaaaatcaaataaacgcAAAAATCAAGACGGTAAACAGAATTAGCACCAATCCTCACACTTTGACTACTAGGCTTCTTTAAGGATAAAGTGGAGCCAACACAATTCACTAAGTAACCACCGAGGGGTGTCTTACAAAAGTACAATTGTTTCCAATTACTGTGATGTAACATGTCACACTCAACAACAGAAACTGATTTCAAaagcttaaaatattttttgggtttttgctgAAGAGCAGCAAGACAGCCTCACAGCTCTTCGGGGTTTGAACATTCTGTACTCCTAAATGTGACTGATGCAAGCTTTCTCCTGTGGCTGAGCTGTTGCTGCCGACTTCCTCTGTTAGGTTCTAGTCAATCAAGGTGGGAACTTTGAAGGATGTTCAGGCAGCAAAACTGTCAAAACCATGCAGGTTTCAGCACGTGCAGCACTGGTCTGACTTCAATCTGCTTTAATATTGTTCTAGGACAAATTTGAACAAACATCTCTTTATTGCTGCAACAGAACCATGTTTGAAAACGAATTTATGTCAATTTTGACCttcacattattattatttgaattGTCTAAACAATAcagactttttctcttttttttacactttggtTGCTTAAAAAGATGTTTAGGCATCCTCAATGAGTGtaaatgcaaatgattatgtttttttacttaatagATTTTCCATTGCCCCtcccccctaaaaaaaaagaagtaataacCTGTGGTGACAATCgattacaaaagtaaaaaaaaaattgcaataattTCCAATGATTGCACCTTAAGAAAGTTTCAAACCTGAGAAATGTGAGACATGGCTAACCACTTGCGTTGAGCCCACACCAAAGTGCAGCAACGCGTGACATCAAAAGGAAGGAAGCTGATGTGCGCACGTTTTCTTTAAATGCTGCCACTTCCTTCAGCTGACCACTTGAGTGGTGCAGACGGCAGCACGGTAAGATCCTGCAGATATTTGCTCTGCACCTTCTTCCTCTGCCATGACCCAGTTTTCTTGCAACAAGGCCCTGCCTTGCTTTCAGTTTGATGCTATGACATGCAGACGCTGCTTGTGACTTGCAAAGCCCTGCAATCAGATTTTGTTCTGTGCTTATCTTGAAAAAAGTGCTTCCTTCTTTGCACATTCTTTGTGTCAATGTTCTGTCATCAAATGGCAACCTAAAAAGTGACTTTCTCCACAAATGCACTCATTTTTACAGCTTCTTTCTGACAGTTTTCAATGTAAATgtgtttcagttgtgttttaCAGAGGTTTCAGGGGgagaaaaagtgggtttttgtttAGTCGTCCTTCAGTTTCTGTCCATTCATATTCTCTGAGCCTTGGTTGCTTTCTTTAGAAATTGCATGTAGGTTTGCTTAGGTGAGTCAAGTGTTACAGGAAGCTATGCGTCAGACGAAATGTCTGACTCTCATGGCCCTGGAGTACCAAATTTGGCCCCCTTGTTTCGGTGCTTTTACTGTCATTGATGTGGTTTATGGTATCATTTCCCAGTGTCTGTTCTCGGATGTCAAGCCACTTCTTAACCATCATTCTTGCAATGAGTGGACTTTCGTTGATAAAGTTTACGTGTAAAGCCCTCTGAAGCATCATCTGGCAACcttttgcagctgaggtttccCATCAGGAGAGGTAAGATAACTGCTGTGTCCACTTCAAAGCCGTGAGGATAAATTAAACCTGCCGCTGATTGTGTCCTTCAGGCTTCCTGGCATTTCTGGTTAGTAACACAGACAAGCTCTTATCTGCAAATGCAGGCTGTCGTCAGGCAGACCCTACACAGGTCCAGGAAACATGTCGCCAGAATTCAAATAAGgcttgtgtttcacaaacaaaaaGCCTCAAAATGATTAAATGTTTCCATATTGCTTAAAGGTGACGTTTAagatatttttaatgtaatcttAAGAGACTGtgcatatttttaaatctggacACCAATTTAATCACAGCACATCTTTTTCTACTAAATCATTTCTGCCTCTGAGATCCTGTTAGAAAATCAGGCACTGCCCACAATCAGATTATTCTAATGTTTGACGTAAGAATCCTGCAATTACTTTGAAATCTATTGATTAAGAGGTCAAGAAATGAGCAGATTAAATCTTCAGCCTATGCAGAAACTTCAACAGAAACCAAGGAGCTGTTATCAGTTTTAAGATACACTTTTGCCGgctcaaaataaaattagacaagctttttgttgttgtgttctaGCACATCTACTTAATTTAGGCTacacatgtctttgtttttttctcaaaaaatagTTGGATGGAAACAGAAAGTCCACAAAATTAGTCATCAATAATGCAAGCGCTGGCCTTTGGTTTGTTGCAGCTATCAGTGAAGCATCACTGCACCTCCTCCAGCAGAAGAAACATGATTTCTTTAAGCAAAATCTTGAGtactacaaataaaaatagggtgCTGAAACTGAGGCAGGAGAAAATTGGAAGGATGATCCAGCAGCGAGGAGAGGATGAGGGAATGTATCATTAGAgattaaaatattgaaaatgctGAATTGAGGTGGCTCCAGCTTAAATGACTAGAGAAAAttcatctgagttgtgggtttTCCCCGTTGTCTTCTAGGTATCAGCTGTTGAGGACGTAAGAGGGACTCTGAGAGTGAGACCAGTAAATGGGAGGggttgaggaggaggagattGTGAGAAAAGAAGCAGCCTAGCAGAGGGGACGGACAGAAAACACCAACAAGCGATCAAAGGCAGTCGTTCGAAATGGATTTAAGTTATCTTCAAGTCCTGGAAAGAGAAAAAGTGCTGGAGGTTCTTCGGAGAGACAAGCAGCTGAGAACAGTTGAAGAGGACCGGATCAGGTGAGTCATTCCAGGCATGCTCTGTCAGGAAAATGCTGAGTGATGCTGAGAAAAGTCATGACTGGAAAATCTTAGAATAATCATCTCAAAAAACAGACCAGCAGGAAAATGAATATTTGCACTTTAATCAGTTAGGACAAAACGTTCTGGTTAATATATTTTGGAGTTGCAGGTTTAATGCTAGAAATGGGAGTTTTGCAAAATATTGAGACTCTggtaaaaagaaggaaacatgTTTCACTACCtgaaactccaaaaacacatcTGCCCTTTTTCCATTCCCCCTTAGGAGGATGAAGTGTGAGCTGCAGGATCTGAGGAGGAGGGGTGCAAAGAATTTTGCCCGTCAGTATGGGGAGCGGACCTGCGCCCGCTGCCAAAGGCCCCTGGGAAAGTTCTGGAACTCAGGCGCTGTGTGCTGCGGCTGCAGCCACCGCATCTGCAGGAGGTGCCGTGTGGGAGCAGAAAACTGGAAGTGCACCGTGTGCCATGCTTACAGGTAGAGATGGACCGCAACGACCTCTAAGTTTATGACAaattgtgtgtaaaaaaaatctgaaaatttcATCAGTGCCTCCAGCAATCACTGCAGGAATTTGAATTCCATTGCCAAGATTTTTCTCTAAAtcgatttaaaaattaaagaaagtgACTCATCAACAGTTAACTTGTGGATATTTTAGGTTTTTGGCATGATGATTAATGTAATTTAGCAGATATCTGAACACGTTCTTGTTAATTCCAGTTTATTGATTATGTGAATGTCAATGGTTGGAATCTGTTCGCTCTCTGCAGGGAGGTGAAGATTATGTCAGGAGAGTGGTTTCTAGAGGAAAAGGCAAAGAAATTTCCTCTTGCAAAAGGTTAGTTTTTAGACATctaaatgcatttgtttttatttaggtgttttttccccccccaacCAGTTTACTGGTTAACTCATCCTCATCAAGAGGGAATcacatttgattattttattaatgtttcaCAGACAAATATGAAACGGTTGGGGACATGCTGTTGAAGATTTACAGTGGGCTGAGGTGAGATCTACCTTTACACACATATTCCTATCTAAATAAATCCTTTACATGCATTTTCACCTCCTCTTCATTCTGCCTTATTTTACAGTCACATTTCCGTCGTGCCTCCCACACCTCCACCCAACAAGGATTATCAATTCATGGGAAGATTTGgggtaaaacttttattttccatGTTCACTTTACAGGAAAGGTCAGAAATATTCGAGTttactgactttttttctgtgttctttgattTTTAGGAACTGAAGAATTCAAAGTCATTCACCAAATCAATGGAAGATGTTATGGTTTCATTCAAGTGCCAAATTAGAGGCGAGTTCCTATATTTAATTCTGTGTGGTAACTGAAGACAACACAGCGGCTTGATGCGTGAGAAAGAAAAGTGTGACTTCCTGTGGATACTATCACACTAACGAGCTGATTAAGCACGCATGTATAATCACATAGGAAGtacgttgaaaaaaaaacattgcatatTGATGTCAGCATAACTCTGAAGATTGAAAACTGATGAGGAAGTCCTGTTTCTTCAccgcattttttctttttttcttttttcgtgCAAGTTGCAGGTTTCTCGAGTTGCTTTGTTTTCTAGTTTTCCAACTGTGTAAATATGTCTCGTTACAGAGTCCAACTCTCACAATGATGTGCGGGTAGACTTTCTGCAAGTCGACAACAGCAGAAATGGAGGGTTTTTCAAGAGCAGCAACCAAAAGAGCCTTTCTGACACTAACATCAACAAATCCAGCATTGTAAGTCTGTTTTAGTCATAAAACTTAATTATTGGGAGTTTTGCAtatgccaaaacaaaaacaaaaactaaaaagaggTTGGCATAACAGAACACTGTTTTGAATTtgcaaaatcagttttttgaAACAGCAtgaattcatttttataaatgagTCACTCTGACACCTGCTGGGGATGAGAGGGAATTTACTTAAAGtgattttttaatatgtttttttgtgggtattaaaataaaacaattctaTTTCTTTTCTACAGCTTTTCAAAGTCCCAAGTCTTCCAAACTTGTTCAAGAAAAGCAAAGACAGTGACATGGAGGGCTCCTCCACCGGAGCAGAGGATGAAGCCTCCATCAGTTCTGAGCATTCCGGAGGACAAAGAGTGAGTCAGTAAACAATCCCAGGAGGA is a window from the Oryzias latipes chromosome 24, ASM223467v1 genome containing:
- the LOC101155317 gene encoding synaptotagmin-like protein 3, with translation MDLSYLQVLEREKVLEVLRRDKQLRTVEEDRIRRMKCELQDLRRRGAKNFARQYGERTCARCQRPLGKFWNSGAVCCGCSHRICRRCRVGAENWKCTVCHAYREVKIMSGEWFLEEKAKKFPLAKDKYETVGDMLLKIYSGLSHISVVPPTPPPNKDYQFMGRFGELKNSKSFTKSMEDVMVSFKCQIRESNSHNDVRVDFLQVDNSRNGGFFKSSNQKSLSDTNINKSSILFKVPSLPNLFKKSKDSDMEGSSTGAEDEASISSEHSGGQRSSISSISADCGHFDSVSVTGELELAMVYNSNALCLEVTVGACRNLTHGDGKRKKCNPYVKLYVLPDKSSKLKTSVKRNTTDPIYNEVVKYDIERHLLFGKRLQASVWHSGTLKRRVFLGEVLIPLDGWRYEDKSPQRFHWYPLCPKSRDGVAAEHND